One Azospirillum sp. TSA2s genomic region harbors:
- a CDS encoding bifunctional acetate--CoA ligase family protein/GNAT family N-acetyltransferase: protein MTVRNLDKLFKPASIALIGASRKPGTVGAVVARNLFQAGFDGPVMPVNATERAVEGVLTYKTVDSLPITPDLGVICTAPDTVAATIDALGKRGTKAAIVMTNGMSAEQTQAMLETAKPYLMRVLGPNSLGAMVPGRGMNASFAPVAPRKGDVALVAQSSMVLTSVADWATSRGIGFSHLVSLGDRGDVDFGDLLDYLASDVTVRAILLYIESITHARKFMSAARSASRQKPVIVIKAGRSDEAQEAAASHTGALAVSDAVYDAVFRRAGVLRVNDLAELFDAAGTLGTGVPITGDRLAILTNGGGMGVMATDKLIQAGGQLAALAPETQEALAKALGPQPAGAPFRNPLRIGADATPKRYAEALNALMQDTGNDAVLVLHCPSALTDSEAIAQAVAETVQANKGRRHPVLTSWIGDQSAMEARKLFADARIPTYNGPSDAVRAFMHLVRYRRSQQLLMETPPSVAEDFQPDEITVKKVVSRVMAEKREWLSEFEAKRVLAAYGIPVVDTRVAETPEEAANAARVIGGPIALKILSHDITHKSDVGGVALGLTSPEDVKAEAEAMLGRVAELAPEARIEGFTVQEMAVRPDAYELIVGMTENEMFGPVLLFGEGGIGVEVVEDYALALPPLNMKLAAEQMSRTRIHRQLQGYRSRAAVDLDAVALTLNKVSQLVVDFPEIAEMDINPLLADADGVLALDARIKVGVPVLAGAARLAIRPYPKSLEDRITIKDGRQFFVRPILPEDEPLVHHLVENQTAEDLRLRFFAPLKRLSHQAAARLTQIDYDREMGLIAVGPDPQTGETIMYGVVRITADPDNRRAEYAVMVRSDMKGQGLGYILMNKILDYARSRGIREIYGEVLRENTNMLNMCRALGFVRKENLDEPGVVEVRIELGGGLAA from the coding sequence ATGACCGTTCGCAACCTCGACAAGCTGTTCAAGCCCGCCTCGATCGCCCTGATCGGCGCCAGCCGCAAGCCCGGAACGGTGGGGGCCGTGGTGGCCCGCAACCTGTTCCAGGCCGGATTCGACGGCCCGGTGATGCCGGTCAACGCGACCGAGCGCGCGGTGGAAGGGGTGCTGACCTACAAAACGGTGGACAGCCTGCCGATCACGCCGGACCTGGGCGTCATCTGCACCGCCCCCGACACGGTGGCGGCGACCATCGACGCGCTGGGCAAGCGCGGGACCAAGGCCGCCATCGTCATGACCAACGGCATGTCGGCCGAACAGACGCAGGCGATGCTGGAAACGGCGAAGCCCTATCTGATGCGGGTGCTGGGACCGAACAGCCTGGGCGCCATGGTACCGGGTCGCGGCATGAACGCCAGCTTCGCGCCGGTGGCGCCGCGCAAGGGCGACGTGGCGCTGGTGGCGCAGAGTTCCATGGTGCTGACCTCGGTCGCCGACTGGGCGACGTCGCGCGGCATCGGCTTCTCGCATCTGGTGTCGCTGGGCGACCGCGGCGACGTGGATTTCGGCGACCTGCTGGACTATCTGGCCTCCGACGTCACGGTGCGCGCCATCCTGCTCTATATCGAGAGCATCACCCACGCCCGCAAATTCATGTCGGCCGCCCGCTCCGCCTCGCGCCAGAAGCCGGTGATCGTCATCAAGGCCGGCCGCTCGGACGAGGCGCAGGAGGCCGCAGCGTCGCACACCGGGGCGCTGGCGGTGTCGGACGCGGTCTATGATGCGGTGTTCCGCCGGGCCGGCGTGCTGCGGGTGAACGATCTGGCCGAACTGTTCGACGCCGCCGGCACGCTGGGCACCGGGGTGCCGATCACCGGCGACCGGCTGGCGATCCTGACCAATGGCGGCGGCATGGGCGTGATGGCCACCGACAAGCTGATCCAGGCCGGCGGCCAGCTCGCCGCGCTGGCGCCGGAGACGCAGGAGGCGCTGGCCAAGGCACTGGGTCCGCAGCCGGCCGGCGCGCCCTTCCGCAATCCGCTGCGCATCGGTGCCGACGCCACGCCCAAACGCTATGCCGAGGCGCTGAACGCGCTGATGCAGGACACCGGCAACGACGCGGTTCTGGTCCTGCACTGCCCGTCCGCCCTGACCGACAGCGAGGCCATCGCCCAGGCGGTGGCGGAGACGGTGCAGGCCAACAAGGGGCGCCGCCACCCGGTGCTGACCAGCTGGATCGGCGACCAGTCGGCGATGGAGGCGCGCAAGCTGTTCGCCGATGCCCGCATCCCGACCTACAACGGCCCGTCCGACGCGGTGCGCGCCTTCATGCATCTGGTGCGCTACCGCCGCAGCCAGCAGCTTCTGATGGAGACCCCGCCGTCGGTTGCGGAGGATTTCCAGCCAGACGAGATCACCGTGAAGAAGGTGGTCTCCCGCGTCATGGCCGAGAAGCGCGAGTGGCTGAGCGAGTTCGAGGCCAAGCGCGTGCTGGCGGCCTACGGCATCCCGGTGGTCGACACCCGCGTCGCCGAGACGCCGGAGGAGGCGGCCAACGCCGCCCGCGTCATCGGCGGGCCGATCGCGCTGAAGATCCTGTCGCACGACATCACCCACAAGTCCGACGTCGGTGGCGTCGCGCTGGGGCTGACCAGCCCGGAGGACGTCAAGGCCGAGGCCGAGGCGATGCTGGGCCGCGTCGCCGAGCTGGCGCCCGAGGCGCGGATCGAAGGCTTCACCGTGCAGGAGATGGCCGTCCGCCCCGACGCCTATGAGCTGATCGTCGGCATGACCGAGAACGAGATGTTCGGCCCGGTCCTGCTGTTCGGCGAGGGCGGCATCGGCGTGGAGGTGGTGGAGGATTACGCGCTGGCCCTGCCGCCGCTGAACATGAAGCTGGCGGCCGAGCAGATGAGCCGGACCCGCATCCACCGCCAGTTGCAGGGCTATCGCTCGCGCGCGGCGGTCGATCTGGACGCGGTGGCGCTGACGCTGAACAAGGTCAGCCAGCTGGTGGTCGATTTCCCCGAGATCGCGGAGATGGACATCAACCCGCTGCTGGCCGACGCCGACGGCGTGCTGGCGCTGGACGCCCGCATCAAGGTCGGCGTGCCCGTGTTGGCGGGGGCGGCGCGGCTGGCGATCCGGCCATACCCGAAGTCGCTGGAAGACCGCATCACCATCAAGGACGGCCGCCAGTTCTTCGTCCGCCCGATCCTGCCGGAGGATGAGCCGCTGGTGCATCATCTGGTGGAGAACCAGACGGCCGAAGACCTGCGCCTGCGCTTCTTCGCGCCGCTGAAACGGCTGTCGCACCAGGCGGCGGCCCGGCTGACCCAGATCGACTACGACCGCGAGATGGGGCTGATCGCCGTCGGTCCCGACCCGCAGACCGGCGAGACCATCATGTATGGCGTGGTGCGCATCACCGCCGACCCCGACAACCGCCGCGCCGAATATGCGGTGATGGTGCGGTCCGACATGAAGGGCCAGGGGCTGGGCTACATCCTGATGAACAAGATCCTGGATTATGCCCGCTCGCGCGGCATCCGGGAGATCTATGGCGAGGTTCTGCGCGAAAACACCAACATGCTGAACATGTGCCGCGCCCTGGGTTTTGTCCGCAAGGAGAACCTGGACGAGCCCGGCGTGGTGGAGGTGCGGATCGAGCTGGGTGGCGGGCTGGCTGCCTGA
- a CDS encoding YggT family protein yields MIALYLLINTILDLFFWVLILSAILSWLVAFNVVNTRNRAVYLIGDFLYRITEPVLRPIRRVLPNMGGLDLSPIVVLLAISFIQNLLAQYWPRF; encoded by the coding sequence TTGCTCATCAACACCATCCTGGACCTGTTCTTCTGGGTCCTGATCCTGTCGGCGATCCTCAGCTGGCTGGTGGCCTTCAACGTGGTGAACACGCGCAACCGCGCGGTCTATCTGATCGGGGATTTCCTGTACCGCATCACCGAGCCGGTGCTGCGCCCGATCCGCCGCGTCCTGCCCAACATGGGCGGGCTGGACCTGTCGCCGATCGTCGTGCTGCTGGCGATCTCCTTCATCCAGAACCTGCTGGCGCAATACTGGCCGCGCTTCTGA
- a CDS encoding NAD(P)H-binding protein yields the protein MVRQATGTDRIALVLGATGGIGGEMARALAARGWTVRGLRRKPAESPRSEGIDWIVGDAMNAANVLAAAEGAALIVHAVNPPGYRNWDRLVLPMLDNSIAAACANRARVLLPGTVYNYGPDVFPLIPERAAQNPLTRKGAIRVEMERRLHRAVGQGAKLLILRCGDFFGPRPGGSWFSQGLLTPGKPPTRITQPGRPGIGHQWAYLPDVAETAMRLLDREADLGDDAMFHMDGHWDADGDEMVAAIARALGEPDLPVRRIPWWLLRLGGLAVPLLREISEMRYLWQQPVRLDNRRLRAFLGEEPHTPLDLAVRRTLVGLGHLPAQPADVPEAGRCMPDRVALSRQG from the coding sequence ATGGTACGGCAGGCGACCGGCACGGACAGGATCGCCCTGGTTCTGGGGGCGACCGGTGGCATCGGCGGCGAAATGGCGCGGGCGCTGGCGGCGCGCGGCTGGACGGTGCGCGGCCTGCGTCGCAAGCCGGCGGAGTCGCCGCGGTCGGAGGGTATCGACTGGATCGTCGGCGATGCGATGAACGCCGCCAATGTGCTGGCTGCGGCCGAGGGAGCGGCGCTGATCGTCCATGCGGTGAACCCGCCCGGCTACCGGAATTGGGACCGGTTGGTTCTACCCATGCTGGACAACAGCATTGCCGCGGCCTGTGCCAACCGCGCCCGCGTCCTGCTGCCCGGCACCGTCTACAACTATGGCCCCGACGTCTTCCCGCTGATCCCGGAAAGGGCGGCGCAGAACCCGCTCACCCGCAAGGGCGCCATCCGGGTGGAGATGGAACGCCGCCTGCACCGCGCGGTGGGGCAGGGGGCGAAGCTGCTGATTCTGCGCTGCGGCGACTTCTTCGGCCCGCGTCCCGGCGGCAGTTGGTTCAGCCAGGGCCTGCTGACGCCCGGCAAGCCGCCGACCCGGATCACCCAGCCCGGCCGGCCGGGGATCGGCCATCAATGGGCCTATCTGCCCGACGTGGCGGAAACGGCGATGCGTCTGCTCGACCGCGAGGCGGACCTGGGCGATGACGCGATGTTCCATATGGATGGCCATTGGGACGCCGACGGCGATGAAATGGTCGCCGCCATCGCCCGCGCTCTTGGCGAGCCCGACCTGCCGGTGCGGCGAATACCCTGGTGGCTGCTGCGGCTGGGCGGTCTGGCGGTGCCGCTGCTCCGCGAGATCAGCGAGATGCGCTATCTGTGGCAACAGCCGGTGCGGCTCGACAACCGCCGCCTGCGGGCCTTCCTGGGCGAAGAGCCGCACACGCCGCTGGACCTTGCGGTGCGCCGGACGCTTGTTGGATTGGGGCATCTCCCCGCGCAGCCGGCGGATGTGCCGGAGGCGGGGAGATGCATGCCCGACCGTGTGGCCCTAAGCCGACAGGGCTGA
- a CDS encoding magnesium transporter CorA family protein has protein sequence MITVHARAEDGRVVRQPLELGEDLPVGAVWIDLLRPTEAERAHVGTLTGCDLPTREEMKEIEASSQLYVEGEGIYMTSPIISRATSPHPEQGELTFVLTPRQLITLRYTEPLPVITFAARCVRQPELLATGESALFGLLDAVIDRVADVLELVGGRIDELSARVFDDSLDGGGFGRAAKKPDELQDVLRGIGRAGDLTHKVRDSLAGLDRLVVFMTSVSGGRLNKEQKTALKTMTRDLRSLTEHAGFLAHEANFLLDATLGLINIEQNAIIKIFSVVSVALMPPTLIASAYGMNFKHMPELDWDFGYPMAILLMVLSAVVPLWYFRRRGWL, from the coding sequence TTGATCACCGTCCATGCCCGTGCCGAAGACGGGCGGGTGGTGCGCCAGCCGCTGGAACTCGGCGAGGACTTGCCGGTCGGCGCGGTCTGGATCGATCTTCTGCGCCCGACGGAAGCGGAGCGGGCCCATGTCGGCACGCTGACCGGCTGCGACCTGCCGACGCGCGAGGAGATGAAGGAGATCGAGGCCTCCAGCCAGCTCTATGTCGAGGGGGAGGGGATCTACATGACCTCTCCCATCATCTCGCGCGCCACCTCGCCCCATCCGGAGCAGGGGGAGCTGACCTTCGTGCTGACCCCGCGCCAACTCATCACCCTGCGCTACACCGAACCGCTGCCGGTCATCACCTTCGCCGCCCGCTGTGTCCGCCAGCCGGAACTGCTGGCGACGGGGGAAAGCGCGCTGTTCGGCCTGCTGGACGCGGTGATCGACCGGGTGGCCGACGTGCTGGAACTGGTCGGCGGCCGCATCGACGAGCTGTCGGCCCGTGTCTTCGACGATTCGCTGGATGGCGGCGGCTTCGGCAGGGCGGCCAAGAAGCCGGACGAGTTGCAGGACGTGCTGCGCGGCATCGGCCGGGCCGGCGACCTCACCCACAAGGTGCGCGACAGCCTCGCCGGGCTCGACCGGCTGGTGGTGTTCATGACCTCGGTCAGCGGCGGCCGGCTGAACAAGGAACAGAAGACCGCGCTGAAGACGATGACGCGCGACTTGCGCTCCCTGACCGAACATGCCGGCTTCCTGGCGCATGAGGCGAATTTCCTGCTCGACGCCACGCTGGGCCTGATCAACATCGAACAGAACGCCATCATCAAGATCTTCTCGGTCGTCTCGGTGGCGCTGATGCCGCCGACGCTGATCGCCTCGGCCTATGGCATGAATTTCAAGCACATGCCGGAACTGGACTGGGACTTCGGCTATCCCATGGCCATCCTGCTGATGGTGCTGTCGGCGGTGGTCCCGCTCTGGTACTTCCGTCGGCGCGGCTGGCTGTAA
- the ppa gene encoding inorganic diphosphatase, with product MDLSKLAAGKNVPWDVNVVIEIPIGGQPVKYEVDKDSGAVFVDRFLHTAMFYPCNYGFIPHTLSGDGDPVDVCVVGQHGVVPGAVLRSRPIGVLYMEDEAGEDEKLLAVPVDKLHPFYTDVKNYTDLPAIVTEQIAHFFEHYKDLEKNKWVKVRGWGNAEEAAKKIEEGLARALEANKGTPGPVV from the coding sequence ATGGATCTGAGCAAGCTCGCCGCGGGCAAGAACGTGCCCTGGGACGTGAACGTCGTCATCGAGATTCCGATCGGCGGCCAGCCGGTGAAGTACGAAGTCGACAAGGACTCGGGCGCGGTGTTCGTCGACCGTTTCCTGCACACCGCGATGTTCTATCCCTGCAACTACGGCTTCATCCCGCACACCCTGTCGGGTGACGGCGATCCGGTGGACGTCTGCGTCGTCGGCCAGCACGGCGTCGTCCCGGGTGCGGTCCTGCGCTCGCGTCCGATCGGCGTCCTGTACATGGAGGACGAGGCCGGCGAGGACGAGAAGCTGCTGGCCGTTCCGGTCGACAAGCTGCACCCGTTCTACACCGACGTGAAGAACTACACCGACCTGCCGGCCATCGTGACCGAGCAGATCGCCCACTTCTTCGAGCACTATAAGGATCTCGAGAAGAACAAGTGGGTGAAGGTCCGCGGCTGGGGCAACGCCGAAGAGGCCGCCAAGAAGATCGAGGAAGGCCTGGCCCGCGCCCTGGAAGCCAACAAGGGCACCCCGGGTCCGGTGGTCTGA
- a CDS encoding extracellular solute-binding protein, whose amino-acid sequence MARPIFLLLILLALLAPRPTVAESPHHGIAHHGIAMHGDLALPPDFTAFPYVNPAAPKGGTIRQAVTGSFDSLHPHIVKGVPALGMGYVFETLLTWSWDEPFSLYGLLADRVEVADDRSAVTFHINPKARWQDGTPVTAADVLFSLEAQRQHGTPNRRLFYAKVTAAEAPDPQTVRFAFAANPDGTIDREMPLLMGLMPIHSKAFWANRDFSRTTLEPIMGSGPYRVASVDPGRRIVYERVRDYWGRDLPVRVGQFNADRLEFDYYRDDSVALEAFKAGQGDVRYESDPAKWATGYDGPALRDGRIIREELPNHRPEPARGLIFNTRRPVFADVRVRRALGMATDFDWIGRNLFHGLLTRTASYYPNSELAARGLPEGEELQALEPFRDRLPPDLFTKPFTLPDSGQGSSNGPAGLRANRREALRLLEQAGWRVRDGRLTDAAGNRFAFEILLSDPAEERVALEFARSLEPLGIEARVRTVDSAQFQARLDGFDFDMTMRWWASSLSPGNEQLYYYGSDAAGQEGSRNLAGIHDPAVDALARSIAAATTREALVGRVRALDRVLLWGHYMVPLFHSPVDRITRWSTLHRPAVTPLYGPMLESWWVE is encoded by the coding sequence ATGGCCCGCCCGATCTTCCTTCTCCTCATCCTTCTGGCTCTGCTGGCGCCCCGTCCGACGGTGGCTGAGTCCCCCCATCACGGCATTGCCCACCACGGCATAGCCATGCATGGTGACCTCGCCTTGCCGCCGGACTTCACCGCCTTCCCTTACGTCAACCCAGCGGCGCCGAAGGGCGGCACCATCCGGCAGGCGGTGACCGGCAGCTTCGACAGCCTGCATCCGCACATCGTCAAGGGGGTGCCGGCGCTGGGGATGGGCTATGTCTTCGAAACGCTGCTGACGTGGTCGTGGGATGAGCCCTTCTCGCTCTACGGCCTGCTGGCCGACCGGGTGGAGGTGGCCGACGACCGCTCCGCCGTCACCTTCCACATCAACCCCAAGGCGCGCTGGCAGGACGGCACGCCGGTGACCGCCGCCGATGTGCTGTTCTCGCTGGAGGCGCAGAGGCAGCACGGCACCCCCAACCGCCGCCTGTTCTACGCCAAGGTCACGGCGGCCGAGGCGCCGGATCCGCAAACGGTCCGCTTCGCCTTCGCCGCCAACCCCGACGGCACCATCGACCGCGAGATGCCGCTGCTGATGGGGTTGATGCCGATCCATTCCAAGGCCTTCTGGGCGAACCGCGACTTCAGCCGCACGACGCTGGAGCCGATCATGGGCAGCGGTCCCTACCGCGTCGCCTCGGTCGATCCCGGTCGCCGCATCGTCTACGAGCGGGTGCGCGACTATTGGGGCCGCGACCTGCCGGTCCGTGTCGGCCAGTTCAACGCCGACCGGCTGGAATTCGACTATTACCGCGACGATTCCGTGGCGCTGGAAGCCTTCAAGGCAGGGCAGGGCGACGTTCGTTACGAAAGCGATCCGGCCAAATGGGCCACCGGCTACGACGGCCCGGCCTTGCGCGACGGCCGCATCATCCGCGAGGAATTGCCGAACCACCGGCCCGAACCGGCGCGCGGCCTGATCTTCAACACCCGCCGGCCGGTCTTCGCCGATGTCCGGGTGCGCCGGGCGCTGGGGATGGCGACCGATTTCGATTGGATCGGCCGCAACCTGTTCCATGGCCTGCTGACCCGCACCGCCAGCTACTATCCCAACTCCGAACTCGCCGCCCGCGGCCTGCCGGAGGGTGAGGAGTTGCAGGCGCTTGAGCCCTTCCGCGACCGCCTGCCGCCGGACCTCTTCACCAAGCCTTTCACCCTGCCCGACAGCGGCCAAGGTAGCAGCAACGGCCCGGCCGGCCTGCGCGCCAACCGGCGCGAGGCGCTGCGGCTGCTGGAGCAGGCCGGCTGGCGGGTGCGAGACGGAAGGCTGACCGATGCGGCGGGCAATCGTTTCGCCTTCGAAATACTCCTGTCCGATCCGGCGGAGGAACGGGTGGCGCTGGAGTTCGCCCGTTCGCTGGAACCGCTGGGGATCGAGGCGCGCGTCCGCACGGTGGACAGTGCCCAGTTCCAGGCTCGGTTGGATGGTTTCGATTTCGATATGACCATGCGCTGGTGGGCGTCCAGCCTGTCGCCGGGCAACGAGCAGCTCTATTATTACGGATCCGATGCGGCCGGGCAGGAGGGTAGCCGCAACCTCGCCGGCATCCACGACCCGGCGGTCGATGCGCTGGCCCGCTCGATCGCCGCCGCCACCACGCGGGAGGCGCTGGTCGGCCGGGTGCGGGCACTCGACCGGGTTCTTCTGTGGGGGCATTACATGGTTCCGCTGTTCCACAGCCCGGTGGACCGCATCACCCGTTGGTCGACCCTGCACCGTCCCGCCGTCACCCCGCTTTATGGTCCGATGCTGGAAAGCTGGTGGGTGGAATAG
- a CDS encoding L-lactate dehydrogenase, which yields MKVGIVGAGFVGSTAAFAMVTTGAASEVVLVDMNEALAQAQAQDIAHAVPFTHAVTVRAGSYAALEGAGVVVLSAGVAQKPGETRLELLERNAKVFGAIIPEVLKAAPDAVLLVASNPVDVMTQIATRISGLPRNRVIGSGTVLDTARFRALLAEQLAVTPRSVHAHVVGEHGDSEVLLWSSATVAGLSVEQAAAQLRRSLTAEDRATIDEGVRRAAYRIINGKGHTAFGIGGGLARLVSAIGADERLVATCAMLTDDVCGVPQVVLSLPRVIGAGGVVDTVLPNLSTEEEAALRRSAEILKEAADGVERRMGWTS from the coding sequence ATGAAGGTCGGAATCGTCGGGGCCGGGTTCGTCGGCAGCACCGCCGCCTTCGCCATGGTGACCACCGGTGCGGCGAGCGAGGTCGTGCTGGTCGACATGAACGAGGCGCTGGCCCAGGCCCAGGCGCAGGACATCGCCCATGCCGTGCCCTTCACCCATGCCGTCACCGTCCGCGCCGGCTCCTATGCCGCGCTGGAGGGGGCGGGGGTGGTCGTGCTGTCGGCCGGCGTCGCCCAGAAGCCGGGCGAAACCCGGCTGGAACTGCTGGAACGCAACGCCAAGGTATTCGGCGCCATCATTCCGGAGGTGCTGAAGGCGGCACCCGACGCCGTTTTGCTGGTCGCCAGCAACCCGGTCGACGTGATGACGCAGATCGCCACGCGGATCAGCGGCCTGCCGCGCAACCGGGTCATCGGCTCCGGCACCGTGCTGGACACCGCGCGCTTCCGCGCCCTGCTGGCCGAACAGCTGGCGGTGACGCCGCGCTCCGTCCACGCCCATGTGGTGGGCGAGCATGGCGACTCGGAGGTTCTGCTGTGGTCGAGCGCCACCGTCGCCGGCTTGTCCGTCGAGCAGGCGGCCGCCCAGCTCCGCCGCAGCCTGACGGCGGAGGACCGTGCCACCATCGACGAGGGGGTGCGCCGCGCCGCCTACCGCATCATCAACGGCAAGGGCCACACCGCCTTCGGCATCGGCGGCGGGCTGGCCCGGCTGGTGTCGGCCATCGGTGCCGACGAACGGCTGGTGGCGACCTGCGCCATGCTGACCGACGATGTCTGCGGCGTGCCGCAGGTGGTGTTGTCACTACCGCGGGTCATCGGCGCCGGCGGCGTGGTGGACACCGTCCTGCCCAACCTGTCGACAGAGGAGGAAGCCGCCCTTCGCCGCAGCGCCGAAATCCTGAAGGAGGCGGCGGACGGCGTCGAACGTCGGATGGGCTGGACCAGTTGA
- the folD gene encoding bifunctional methylenetetrahydrofolate dehydrogenase/methenyltetrahydrofolate cyclohydrolase FolD — protein sequence MADAKIIDGKAFAAGLRARVTDGVAALKASHGVTPGLAVVLVGEDPASQVYVRSKERALVELGMNSFDHHEPADMAESDLLALIDRLNADPAVHGILVQLPLPKHIDTQKVLARIVPEKDADGFHVVNAGLLATGQPGAIVPCTPLGSLLLIRDTLGRDLKGKRALVLGRSNIVGKPMAQLLLQADCTVTMAHSRTVDLPAECRRADILVAAVGRPEMVRGDWIKPGATVIDVGINRVAAVGINRVAAAEPGKTRLVGDVAFDEAVKVAGAITPVPGGVGPMTIACLMLNTLAAACRAAGAPVPAEALIGAAL from the coding sequence ATGGCGGACGCGAAGATCATCGACGGCAAGGCCTTTGCGGCCGGCCTGCGTGCGCGGGTGACGGACGGCGTGGCGGCGCTGAAGGCCAGCCATGGCGTCACCCCCGGTCTGGCCGTCGTGCTGGTGGGCGAGGATCCGGCCAGCCAGGTCTATGTCCGCTCCAAGGAGCGGGCGCTGGTCGAACTCGGCATGAACAGCTTCGACCATCACGAGCCGGCCGACATGGCCGAATCCGACCTGCTGGCCCTGATCGACCGGCTGAACGCCGATCCGGCGGTGCACGGCATCCTGGTCCAGCTGCCTCTGCCCAAGCACATCGACACTCAGAAGGTGCTGGCCCGCATCGTTCCGGAAAAGGACGCCGACGGCTTCCATGTCGTCAATGCCGGCCTGCTCGCCACCGGCCAGCCGGGCGCCATCGTGCCCTGCACCCCGCTGGGCAGCCTGCTGCTGATCCGCGACACGCTGGGCCGCGACCTGAAGGGCAAGCGCGCGCTGGTGCTGGGCCGCTCCAACATCGTCGGCAAACCGATGGCCCAGCTTCTGCTGCAGGCCGACTGCACGGTGACGATGGCCCATTCCCGCACCGTGGATCTGCCGGCGGAATGCCGCCGCGCCGACATCCTGGTCGCCGCCGTAGGCCGCCCGGAGATGGTGCGCGGCGATTGGATCAAGCCCGGCGCCACGGTGATCGATGTGGGCATCAACCGCGTTGCCGCGGTGGGCATCAACCGCGTCGCGGCGGCGGAGCCGGGCAAGACCCGTCTGGTCGGCGACGTCGCCTTCGACGAGGCGGTGAAGGTCGCCGGCGCCATCACGCCCGTCCCCGGCGGTGTCGGCCCGATGACCATCGCCTGCCTGATGCTGAACACGCTGGCCGCCGCCTGCCGCGCCGCCGGCGCACCGGTGCCGGCAGAGGCTCTGATCGGGGCTGCCCTTTGA
- a CDS encoding LysR family transcriptional regulator — translation MNPPPPSWDLYRSFLAVIREGSLSAAARALGLTQPTLARHIVALEEAVGGSLFVRSPRGLDPTDAALALKPQAEALDRAAASLWRTASGFGAGLEADVRGTVRVTASEVVGARILPAILAGLRTRHPALEVELVLSNSVDDLLRRDADVAVRMVEPDQQALLVRRIGSIALGMYAHRDYLDRHGIPRQLEDLGHHSLIGFDCETPDIRAMMRRMPAIALPRFALRSDSHLAQLSAVEAGFGIGICQVPLARRNPDLRRVLADAFDMPMGMWVAMHEDLRSTPRCRAVFDGLAAGLKDHVSADHRT, via the coding sequence ATGAACCCGCCGCCACCCAGCTGGGACCTCTACCGCAGTTTCCTGGCCGTGATCCGTGAAGGATCGCTGTCGGCGGCGGCGCGCGCCCTGGGGTTGACACAACCGACGCTGGCCCGCCACATCGTGGCGCTGGAGGAGGCGGTCGGCGGCTCCCTGTTCGTGCGCTCGCCGCGCGGTTTGGACCCGACCGACGCGGCCCTGGCCCTGAAGCCGCAGGCGGAGGCGCTGGACAGGGCGGCGGCCAGCCTGTGGCGCACGGCGTCGGGTTTTGGGGCCGGGCTGGAAGCCGATGTGCGCGGCACCGTGCGGGTCACCGCCAGCGAGGTGGTGGGCGCCCGCATCCTGCCGGCGATCCTTGCCGGCCTGCGGACCCGCCATCCGGCGCTGGAGGTCGAGCTGGTGCTGTCCAACTCGGTCGATGACCTGTTGCGGCGTGATGCCGACGTTGCCGTCCGCATGGTGGAGCCGGACCAGCAGGCGCTGCTGGTGCGGCGGATCGGCAGCATCGCGCTCGGCATGTACGCCCACCGCGACTACCTCGACCGCCACGGCATTCCGCGGCAGCTGGAGGATCTCGGCCACCACAGCCTGATCGGCTTCGACTGCGAGACGCCCGACATCCGCGCCATGATGCGGCGGATGCCGGCCATCGCTCTGCCCCGCTTCGCTCTACGGTCCGACAGCCATCTGGCTCAGCTGTCAGCCGTCGAGGCCGGGTTCGGCATCGGCATCTGCCAGGTCCCGCTGGCACGCCGGAACCCCGACCTGCGGCGGGTGCTGGCGGACGCCTTCGACATGCCGATGGGCATGTGGGTCGCCATGCACGAGGATCTGCGCTCCACCCCGCGCTGCCGCGCCGTCTTCGACGGGTTGGCGGCGGGCCTGAAGGATCACGTGTCAGCGGATCACAGGACGTAG
- a CDS encoding DUF167 family protein produces MADGLRVALRVTPKASRNAVTGTADKAGGGKVLKLAVTAVPENGKANEAVIKLLSKAWKLPKTSLTVVAGATDRNKILHVAGDPAALLARLSPLIDDVGSEGGE; encoded by the coding sequence GTGGCCGACGGCCTGCGCGTCGCGCTTCGGGTGACACCCAAGGCGTCGCGCAACGCGGTGACCGGTACGGCCGACAAGGCCGGTGGGGGGAAGGTTCTGAAACTGGCGGTCACGGCGGTGCCGGAAAACGGCAAAGCCAACGAGGCCGTCATAAAACTGTTGTCGAAGGCATGGAAACTGCCCAAGACCAGCCTGACGGTGGTGGCCGGTGCCACCGACCGGAACAAGATTCTGCATGTGGCGGGCGACCCGGCGGCATTGCTGGCGCGGCTGTCGCCCCTGATCGACGATGTGGGTAGCGAGGGTGGAGAGTAG